Proteins encoded in a region of the Cytobacillus pseudoceanisediminis genome:
- a CDS encoding class I SAM-dependent methyltransferase, with amino-acid sequence MANLWEEKFSAEGYLYGEEPNEFIREHAWRLEGHKRVAALAEGEGRNAVFLARKGHEVTAWDYTQSGLIKTQQLAERHHVRVETGQKDLIHDSVPSGEYDASIMVFGHFLKKDQKTVFDKLVSVVKPGGIVMLEVYSEDQLLYGTGGPKSVDMVYDPADLLQWIKSYKVLHFFYGEQERVEGKGHTGTGHVIQAILQK; translated from the coding sequence TTGGCAAATCTATGGGAAGAAAAGTTCTCCGCAGAAGGATATTTATATGGTGAAGAGCCCAATGAATTTATCAGAGAGCATGCGTGGCGGCTTGAGGGACACAAACGAGTTGCTGCTTTGGCCGAGGGTGAGGGCCGAAATGCTGTGTTCCTTGCAAGAAAGGGGCATGAGGTAACCGCATGGGACTATACACAAAGCGGGCTAATAAAAACACAGCAGCTGGCTGAACGCCATCATGTCAGAGTAGAAACAGGGCAGAAGGATCTCATTCATGATTCTGTACCATCAGGGGAGTATGATGCTTCGATTATGGTTTTCGGCCACTTTCTGAAAAAAGATCAAAAGACTGTTTTCGATAAGCTCGTTTCTGTTGTAAAGCCGGGTGGAATCGTCATGCTTGAAGTCTATTCGGAGGATCAGCTCCTCTATGGAACAGGCGGGCCGAAAAGTGTTGATATGGTGTATGATCCCGCAGATCTTCTCCAATGGATTAAGAGCTATAAAGTCCTTCATTTCTTTTATGGCGAACAGGAGAGAGTCGAAGGAAAAGGCCATACAGGTACGGGGCATGTGATTCAGGCTATATTGCAGAAATAG
- a CDS encoding NAD(P)/FAD-dependent oxidoreductase codes for MKSHIIIGAGILGASAAYHLAKAGANVTVIDRKDPGQATDAAAGIICPWLTQRRNKAWYALAKGERPIIKH; via the coding sequence ATGAAAAGTCATATCATCATTGGTGCAGGAATCCTGGGGGCCTCTGCAGCCTACCATTTGGCTAAGGCAGGTGCAAATGTCACCGTTATCGACCGCAAAGACCCGGGTCAGGCAACAGACGCAGCGGCCGGAATTATCTGCCCCTGGCTGACACAGCGGCGGAATAAGGCGTGGTACGCGCTGGCCAAAGGGGAGCGGCCTATTATCAAACATTAA
- a CDS encoding thioredoxin yields MLKDYPGIESRSVNAGKVPEIAGFLMAFTVPVIALYLDGREVLREARFIPVEKLRDDLKRIYEGVFDV; encoded by the coding sequence GTGTTGAAGGATTATCCCGGTATAGAATCCCGGTCTGTGAATGCAGGAAAGGTCCCTGAGATAGCCGGGTTCCTCATGGCTTTTACAGTGCCTGTGATTGCCTTATATCTGGATGGAAGAGAAGTTCTGAGAGAGGCGCGATTCATACCGGTCGAGAAGCTTCGAGATGATTTGAAGAGGATCTATGAGGGTGTTTTTGATGTATAA
- a CDS encoding ornithine cyclodeaminase family protein translates to MLLLSEKEIKSIYTMESAIKDLENALVHHLEGKIQNPHRTVLDFPEKQASALYMPSAMPPIGKTAVKVVTIFPENPAIGKKTTQGVILLSDTDNGEHLACMNASYLTRLRTGAVSGIATKHLAKKSARSVAVIGCGAMAEEQLQAVLEVREIEEILLYNRTAAKAQEFSAKFHEFNGPVIILENADEAVSRADIVICSTRSEKPVFTGKALRPGTHINGVGSYLPHMQEVDAETLLRSSKIVADTLEGVKEEAGDFIIPAREGIWSFSNLHGELGQLSAGVIAGRENDEEITFFKSVGIAYFDLAVAAAVYEKAILEGIGTKVDL, encoded by the coding sequence ATGCTTTTATTATCTGAAAAAGAAATCAAATCCATCTATACGATGGAATCAGCCATTAAAGATCTGGAAAATGCCCTGGTACATCATCTGGAAGGGAAAATCCAGAATCCCCATAGAACCGTCCTGGACTTTCCGGAGAAACAGGCATCTGCCCTTTATATGCCGAGTGCCATGCCGCCAATTGGCAAAACGGCTGTGAAGGTGGTCACCATTTTTCCTGAGAACCCTGCGATCGGCAAAAAAACGACTCAAGGAGTCATTTTGCTAAGCGATACAGATAATGGAGAGCATCTCGCATGCATGAATGCCTCTTACCTGACAAGGCTCCGGACCGGGGCCGTGAGCGGGATTGCCACTAAGCATCTGGCAAAAAAATCGGCAAGATCTGTGGCTGTGATCGGGTGCGGGGCAATGGCTGAAGAGCAGCTGCAGGCCGTTTTGGAGGTCCGTGAAATAGAGGAAATCTTACTCTACAACCGGACGGCTGCAAAGGCACAAGAATTTTCTGCGAAATTTCATGAATTCAATGGTCCGGTGATCATCTTGGAAAATGCCGATGAAGCTGTTTCCCGGGCGGATATTGTTATCTGCAGCACCCGCTCGGAAAAGCCCGTGTTCACAGGCAAGGCCCTCCGGCCGGGTACGCATATTAACGGGGTAGGCTCCTATCTTCCGCATATGCAGGAAGTCGACGCAGAAACACTGCTGCGAAGCTCTAAAATCGTCGCAGATACCTTGGAAGGGGTCAAAGAGGAAGCAGGTGATTTCATTATTCCTGCCAGAGAAGGCATCTGGAGCTTCTCGAACCTTCACGGCGAACTCGGACAATTATCAGCCGGAGTGATCGCAGGCAGAGAAAACGATGAAGAGATTACCTTTTTTAAATCAGTCGGCATTGCCTACTTTGACCTCGCTGTGGCTGCAGCCGTTTATGAAAAAGCAATTCTTGAAGGCATCGGAACTAAGGTGGACCTGTAA
- a CDS encoding MFS transporter, with translation MEKKLEKKVLIASLIGSSIEWFDYFLYGTVAALVFNQMFFHSDDPAVGLMLAYASFALAFFIRPLGGVIFSHIGDKIGRKKTLVLTLSLMGGATVLMGFLPTYDNIGTAAPILLIILRLIQGIGLGGEWGGALLLAVEYAPKNRRGFFGSIPQMGVTIGMLLGTLALSIMTLLPEEAFLSWGWRVPFILSALLVFFGLWIRKGIDETPSFKKAQEKGEIAKIPFVETMRSHWKEVLIAVGAKVVETAPFYIFGTFIVSYATTQLGFSRTVTLNAVTIATIITTILIPIMGKLSDKVGRKKLYVGGTVLMMLYAFPYFWLLHQGSAFLLVVATILGLGIIWAPITAVLGTMFSEIFKSNVRYTGITLGYQIGAALAGGTAPLVATALLNAYDNSYVPVALYIMLAAAISLIAISSVRDRSNQDLDSDLPGDDAFHTGFGQTDQKA, from the coding sequence ATGGAAAAGAAATTAGAAAAGAAAGTGCTGATCGCAAGCCTGATCGGAAGTTCCATCGAATGGTTTGATTACTTTTTGTACGGGACGGTTGCTGCACTTGTATTTAATCAAATGTTTTTTCATAGCGATGACCCGGCTGTCGGTTTGATGCTGGCATATGCCTCTTTCGCACTTGCTTTCTTTATCCGCCCGCTTGGCGGGGTAATTTTCAGCCACATCGGCGATAAAATCGGCAGAAAGAAGACTCTTGTCCTCACACTATCCCTTATGGGCGGTGCAACTGTCCTCATGGGCTTTTTGCCTACCTACGACAATATTGGCACGGCAGCACCGATCCTGCTGATCATTTTACGCTTAATACAAGGTATTGGCCTTGGAGGAGAATGGGGCGGCGCATTGCTGCTTGCTGTTGAGTATGCCCCAAAAAATCGGCGCGGCTTTTTTGGAAGCATTCCGCAAATGGGTGTCACCATCGGAATGCTCCTTGGAACGCTTGCCTTATCCATCATGACTTTATTGCCTGAGGAAGCCTTTTTATCATGGGGATGGCGTGTCCCGTTCATCCTAAGTGCCCTGCTTGTCTTTTTTGGCTTATGGATCCGCAAAGGGATTGATGAAACACCATCCTTTAAAAAGGCCCAGGAGAAAGGAGAAATCGCGAAGATTCCGTTTGTGGAAACCATGCGCAGCCATTGGAAGGAAGTATTGATTGCAGTCGGCGCAAAAGTGGTGGAGACAGCGCCATTTTATATTTTCGGAACCTTTATTGTTTCCTATGCGACAACACAGCTTGGATTCTCACGCACTGTTACTCTGAATGCCGTTACGATTGCAACGATAATTACTACAATACTAATCCCGATCATGGGAAAACTGTCTGACAAAGTTGGCCGGAAAAAGCTATATGTGGGCGGAACGGTCCTGATGATGCTTTACGCCTTTCCATACTTCTGGCTGCTTCATCAGGGTTCGGCGTTTCTGCTGGTTGTGGCTACCATATTGGGTCTCGGGATCATCTGGGCTCCAATTACCGCTGTACTTGGGACTATGTTTTCAGAAATATTTAAGTCGAATGTCCGCTATACCGGCATCACACTGGGCTATCAAATAGGAGCCGCTCTGGCAGGAGGAACCGCTCCTCTCGTTGCAACTGCCCTGCTGAATGCGTATGACAATTCCTATGTTCCTGTAGCGTTATACATCATGCTTGCAGCTGCCATCTCTTTGATTGCGATTTCATCCGTCCGTGACCGAAGCAATCAGGACCTTGATTCTGATCTTCCAGGAGATGATGCATTCCATACAGGCTTCGGACAAACCGACCAAAAAGCTTAG